A genome region from Setaria italica strain Yugu1 chromosome III, Setaria_italica_v2.0, whole genome shotgun sequence includes the following:
- the LOC101776180 gene encoding flavonoid 3'-monooxygenase-like — translation MPTSTMELTLPLSMALALIITFVVLVLSSVVWRRRSHRKALNLPPGPRGWPVFGSLGLLADTLPPHRVLAKLAARHGPLMHLRFGSFHVVVASSEETARLVLKTHDLAFADRPPTAFGEILGYGYQGIVQTPYGPYWRMARKLCATELFSARRIDAFEHARAQEMRALTRGVFERAGAVLQVKEHLLNFTMRNIVRMALGEKWSPPGSDGRRSSEGDEAFRRSLKESFTATGLLGNVGEWVPWLGWLDVQGCVRRMKRVHVLFDQFNEQILNEHQKDRQRRAGAGMDDDMDLVNVLLQLAEDGQEEPTETRLTRDGVKAFLLDIIGGGTETAAATMEWAILELLRHPDATAAATEELDRVVGRARWVTERDLPDLPYVEAVVKETMRLHPVGPLLVPHHAREDTVVGGYDVPAGTRLLVNMWAVGRDPASWPDEPDAFRPERFLAGGSGEGVDVRGTHFRLLPFGSGRRMCPAYNLAMKEMVAAMANLVHGFSWRLPDGAAPKDLSMEEFFGLNVSRKEPLLAVAEPRLPAHLYAAVD, via the coding sequence ATGCCCACTTCCACAATGGAGCTCACGCTACCACTGTCCATGGCTTTGGCACTGATTATCACCTTCGTGGTCCTCGTGCTCAGCTCCGTCGtgtggcgccgccgcagccatcgGAAGGCGCTGAACCTCCCTCCGGGCCCAAGGGGATGGCCGGTGTTCGGTAGCCTCGGCTTGCTAGCAGACACGCTCCCGCCACACCGCGTATTGGCGAAGCTCGCGGCGCGCCACGGCCCGCTCATGCACCTCCGGTTCGGATCCTTCCACGTCGTGGTCGCCTCCTCCGAGGAGACGGCGCGGCTGGTCCTCAAGACCCACGACCTCGCCTTCGCCGACCGCCCGCCCACGGCCTTCGGCGAGATCCTCGGCTACGGCTACCAGGGCATCGTTCAGACGCCCTACGGCCCCTACTGGCGCATGGCGCGCAAGCTCTGCGCCACCGAGCTCTTCTCCGCGCGGCGCATCGACGCGTTCGAGCACGCCCGCGCGCAGGAGATGCGCGCCCTGACGCGCGGCGTGTTcgagcgcgccggcgccgtcttGCAGGTGAAGGAGCACCTGCTGAACTTCACGATGCGCAACATTGTTCGCATGGCGCTGGGGGAGAAATGGTCGCCGCCGGGCTCCGATGGTCGTCGTAGCTCCGAGGGCGACGAAGCATTCCGGCGATCGCTCAAGGAATCGTTCACGGCCACTGGTTTGCTGGGCAATGTAGGAGAGTGGGTGCCGTGGCTCGGCTGGCTCGACGTGCAGGGTTGTGTTCGGAGGATGAAGCGAGTGCATGTGCTCTTCGACCAGTTCAACGAGCAGATCCTCAACGAGCACCAGAAGGACCGGCAGCGCCGTGCAGGAGCAGGGATGGACGACGACATGGACCTCGTGAACGTGCTGCTGCAACTGGCCGAGGACGGGCAGGAGGAGCCAACGGAGACAAGGCTCACGCGTGATGGCGTCAAGGCCTTCCTCCTGGACAtcatcggcggcggcacggaGACAGCAGCGGCGACGATGGAGTGGGCCATATTGGAGCTCCTGCGCCACCCGGAcgccacggcggccgccaccgAGGAGCTCGACCGCGTGGTGGGACGCGCCCGCTGGGTCACCGAAAGGGACCTGCCGGACCTCCCCTACGTCGAGGCCGTCGTGAAGGAGACGATGCGGCTGCACCCTGTGGGCCCTCTCCTCGTCCCGCACCACGCCCGGGAGGACACGGTGGTCGGCGGCTACGACGTCCCCGCCGGCACGCGCCTGCTGGTGAACATGTGGGCCGTGGGGCGCGACCCGGCGTCGTGGCCCGACGAGCCCGACGCGTTCCGGCCGGAGCGGTTCCTCGCCGGGGGCAGCGGCGAGGGTGTCGACGTGCGCGGGACGCACTTCCGGCTGCTGCCGTTCGGGTCCGGGCGGCGCATGTGCCCGGCGTACAACCTCGCGATGAaggagatggtggcggcgatggcgaaCCTGGTGCATGGGTTCTCGTGGAGGCTGCCGGACGGGGCGGCACCCAAGGACTTGAGCATGGAGGAATTCTTTGGGCTGAACGTAAGCCGGAAGGAGCCGCTCCTTGCCGTCGCCGAGCCGAGGCTGCCGGCGCATCTCTACGCCGCGGTCGACTAG
- the LOC101775378 gene encoding flavonoid 3'-monooxygenase: MEPTTTIMPMAMVSVLITFILLVLSFIFQRHRRQKPLNLPPGPRGWPVLGSLGLLAGSLPPHRALAALAARHGPLMHLRLGSFHLVVASSAETARLILKTHDLALADRPPSTWGAIVSYGYKVIVQTPYGAYWRMARKLCATELFSPRRIDSFERVRMEEMRALTRRVFESAGAAVQVKEHLINFTMRNILRMVLGEKWSGSHGGSTEGEELWRLLEEGFALSGAVTNVGEWVPWLGWLDVQGLVRRMKRVHVQLDRFNEQVLREHEEHRRRAGDGEFAARDLVDVLLQQLAEDGQEEPAETRLTRDGVKAIVQDIFAGGTETSALTMEWAMVELLRRPDAIAAAAEEIDRVVGRGRWVAESDLPNLPYVDAILKETMRLHPVGPLMIPHGGREDAVVGGYDIPAGTRVVINAWAVGRDPASWPDEPDEFRPERFLAGGGAEGVDVRGAHFQLVPFGSGRRMCPAYNLAMKEMAATVANLVHGFSWRLPDGMAPEDVSIEESFGLSMSPKEPLIAVAEPRLPAHLYTAVE, encoded by the coding sequence ATGGAGCCGACAACAACAATAATGCCCATGGCCATGGTGTCGGTGCTCATCACCTTCATCCTCCTCGTGCTCAGTTTCATTTTCCAGCGGCACCGCCGTCAGAAGCCACTGAACCTCCCGCCAGGCCCGCGGGGGTGGCCGGTGCTCGGTAGCCTGGGCTTACTGGCTGGCTCCCTCCCGCCGCACCGCGCACTGGCCGCCCTTGCTGCACGCCATGGCCCGCTCATGCACCTCCGGCTGGGCTCCTTCCACCTCGTGGTCGCCTCCTCCGCGGAGACGGCGCGTCTCATCCTCAAGACCCACGACCTCGCCTTGGCCGACCGCCCGCCCTCGACCTGGGGCGCGATCGTGTCCTACGGCTACAAGGTCATCGTGCAGACTCCCTACGGCGCCTACTGGCGCATGGCGCGCAAGCTCTGCGCCACCGAGCTCTTCTCCCCGCGGCGCATCGACTCGTTCGAGCGCGTGCGCATGGAGGAGATGCGCGCCCTGACGCGCCGCGTGTTCgagtccgccggcgccgccgtgcaggTGAAGGAGCACCTGATAAACTTCACGATGCGGAACATCCTCCGCATGGTGCTGGGGGAGAAATGGTCAGGCTCCCATGGCGGCAGCACCGAAGGCGAGGAGCTCTGGCGATTGCTCGAGGAGGGGTTCGCGCTGAGCGGCGCGGTGACCAATGTAGGCGAGTGGGTGCCGTGGCTCGGCTGGCTCGACGTGCAGGGTTTAGTCCGGCGGATGAAGCGGGTGCACGTGCAGTTGGACCGGTTCAACGAGCAGGTGCTACGTGAGCACGAGGAgcaccggcggcgcgccggagaCGGCGAGTTCGCGGCGAGGGACCTGGTGGACGTGCTGCTGCAACAACTAGCCGAGGACGGGCAGGAGGAGCCCGCAGAGACGAGGCTCACACGCGATGGGGTCAAGGCCATCGTCCAAGACATCTTCGCCGGCGGCACGGAGACCTCGGCGTTGACGATGGAGTGGGCCATGGtggagctcctccgccgcccggaCGCCATagcggcggccgccgaggagATCGACCGCGTGGTGGGACGCGGCCGCTGGGTCGCTGAGAGCGACCTGCCGAACCTCCCCTACGTCGACGCCATCCTAAAGGAGACAATGAGGCTGCACCCCGTGGGTCCCCTCATGATCCCGCACGGCGGCCGTGAGGACGCGGTGGTCGGCGGCTACGACATCCCCGCCGGCACACGGGTAGTGATCAACGCGTGGGCCGTGGGGCGTGACCCGGCGTCATGGCCCGACGAGCCCGACGAGTTCCGGCCGGAGCGGTTCCtcgccgggggcggcgccgaGGGCGTGGACGTGCGCGGGGCGCACTTCCAGCTCGTGCCGTTCGGGTCTGGGCGGCGGATGTGCCCGGCGTACAACCTGGCGATGAaggagatggcggcgacggtggcgaaCCTGGTGCACGGGTTCTCGTGGCGGCTGCCCGACGGTATGGCACCCGAGGACGTGAGCATAGAGGAATCCTTCGGGCTGTCCATGAGCCCGAAGGAGCCGCtcatcgccgtcgccgagccAAGGCTGCCGGCGCACCTCTACACTGCAGTGGAGTAG